The Hordeum vulgare subsp. vulgare chromosome 4H, MorexV3_pseudomolecules_assembly, whole genome shotgun sequence genomic interval TTGTTGATGAGGATTTggatgatgaatatgttgatcagGTATAACTGTTTGTTTTCCCTTACGTTCATTTGTTCTAGTTTTTCTTATTTTTCCAATGATCTTTTTGCATTTGTAATCCTGCATTATGTTTCACATTGTTGAACTGCTGAATATACTTGATTTTGAACTATGTATCTCACGGTTGCCGCAGGATCTAAATTTAGAAAACTACCCATGTAACACCAGTGAGGAACCTTAATACTTCTACAATTCCTCATCATCTATTTTGTGTGCGTGATATTATTCTAATTACAGACATAAATGTAGATTGATTCGATGTATCTCCTGGCCTATGAACCATTCCAAGATATACAGCTGACCAATGAAATTCAAGATtgtgatatcaattagagatatcATGTATGTTCATGAAGGACTGTAATGCAGGTGAAGCACACACCTCAACTCGTTAATACAAGTACAAGTAATCCATGGATGCTCTGCCAAAGATGCATTCTCACAAGCTAGAAAATTTATCGAGGAATGAAGACAGTTTCTTGCAATGGAAAACCCCCAAATAACACTACTGGTAGCTAATAACACCTGTATGTTCTCCCTTTCTAGGAACCATCATGGGCTAACTTTTTCTGCCATCCAATCACTGGACTCATCTCCTTCCTTGGTTCTTGTGAACATCAATCTCTGATTACTTTTCAGGTTCACATAATCAACCTGAATATGAAAGGCAAGAGTGTAAGCAGCACTATAGGGGCATATGAATCTGCAACTTTTCAAACAATTTAAGTATTACTGATTCTGTATTTTCAAAGTAGGCGCAGATACCGTATTTCAAAGTAAGTGCAGATACCGATAGATATGGAAACGTGAACATGCGGCACGAGAAAGCTTAACCTAACCTTTTCTGGATCAAGAGTCAGAAGACAATATGCATCAACTGGGCCAGCTGATGGATCGAGATGGACATCCTTAACATGGTCATCATTTGCGACGGGGAGCCCTGGGCAAGGTCCCAAGTATTGAGACCTTGACTTGACTGAACTGGCGAACCAAGCTTTCTCTCGTTGCTGTGTGATAGAACAACCGATGTTGAGCAAGAGGATTACAAAAGAGAACTTGGTATCAATGAAAGCAGCACTGCTGTGTTTCgtcaagaaaaaaaaaactactCTTATACGCAATAGAACAGGGTGTGCTGCTTCTGAGCATCACCAAAAACTTTGAAAGGTGAAAGTTGTGGAGACATTAATACAAGGTCAAGCATTTGCTCTTGATGAGACAAGCAAACTCCATGTGTGCAAAAACTATACAAAAGTAAACTACTAGAAAATTTATATGTTCAGTTTTGTGCATAACCAGATCTTTCACTACAGCTATGCTTTCATAGTTTCATTTGCAAGACATCTCCACTACACGGAACAGAGCACAAGGCAGAGTCTACTTAGCTCTAACCTGGAGCTTGGCAGGATCCGGACTCGAACCATCGATCACATCTATGATGCCGCTGATACGGAATTGCTCCCACGAATCGGTGAAATACCAGCATATCTGCAAGAAATTGAAGATCAGACATTCCTCTGCCGGAACTCGGCGCTTGTGATGCCTAAAATGGAGATACGCAATTGTGCCAGTTCTTCACATCCTACCTCACCGAGGGGCCATTCCTTGATCTCACCAACCTGTCCGTTCGCGATTCGAACACCGTAACCAGCAAAGGAATCAGTGAGCAGCAAGAAGCAATGTGTATGTATACATAACTAACAAGGTTAGAAATCACGGGGAAATAGCAGCAGCGAGACCTTGTTGCTCCGCGCATCCGTATTAATCTGAATCTTGTCGCAGTGTTCTTGGAACCCCCTGGCAAGGCCAAAATTTCAGATCAGAACCGGTAAAGAACTGAAGGGGAAAGGCAGGGTACTGCTAGGCCAGGACAGGCGGCGCACCTGAACACGACGGTGCGATTCGccggcctgccgccgccgcccaccgtgGCCTGAAACGGTCGACCGTCCCGTTAGGGTATCGATATCGAAGGGGAGGGGAACGGGAGAGATATGGGAGCTTACGAGCTGGAAGAAGGTGGAGTGCTTGAGGTGCGCGTTGGCGTCCAGCGCTCGCTGCAGCAGCGCCCTCCACGGGCTCGAGAGCGCCGACGCGGCGGCGCCACCGCCGGCCATCTCCACCTGTCGCCGCCGCAGCCGCTGGGCCGGGGATGTCGCTTCCTTGATGCTCTGCGGGGAGATGGGGCGGATGAACGGCTAGGATCGCATCATCGTCAGGTTATAAATTAGCCCCCTTGGTTTCAAAATGATTGAAGTTTGCCTTAGACCCTGTTTGGTTtcaaataagtcaccaacttataagttgaaaagtgtaAAAAGTGACTTATTTTGTCAAATAGATCTAACTTATGACCCTGTTTGGTTccaataagtcaggtgacttaaaaaccagtgacttataagtcacgcctgtttggttgtcacctgacttataagtcacctgaccACACCTTTTCATCCTTTTTTTTCGCCATTCTTCTCTTCCCGCCATTTCATTTTACAAATCCATTTCAAATATGCGTACAAATACAAATACAAATACAAATCCATTTCAAATCCATACACGTCATCACTAACAAATACAAATACAAATACAAATACAAATACAAATCCATTTCAAATATGGCGTACAAATACAAATCACTAACAAATACAAATTACATTGTTCGACACTAGAACAAATACCAATTACTGCCTACTATGCAGTCCTTCCGCTATCCAATCACGAAAAACGTTCATGTTATGATCATCATGCGAGTTTTGCCCCTGAGATTGAGTTGCACGGCTTCGTCGTTGGCGTCGGCGTCGTAGGCGACTAGGCTCATCCACCATTGGAATgaactcctcatcatcatcacacTCTCCAAAATCTCTATCCTCCAATTTACTCTCTCTAATGAAATTGTgtaaagccatgcatgatgaaataattttactttgctttggtgGTGGATAAGAGGGCATGTGCAACAAAACCCTCCACTTGTTCTTCAGTACTCCAAAGCATCGCTCTATTGCATTGCGAATTTGGGAATTCTATGATTAAAAGTTTGTTTTTTACCTCTTGACGGTGGACCTTGATTGTACTCTTGAAAATGGTACTTCGTTCAAGAGTAagtgacttataagttttaagttttaagttggggtggagcaacttatgacttataagttggggtgacGTGGGGTGCGCGGTGCCTGGGATGCGCGATGGGGAGGCGTGGGGTGCGCGATGCGTGAGGTGCGCGGTGGTCACGGGTGGGATGGGCTGTGGGCTGGCTGAAAAagtggtgggacccacccaaaagtaagtgacttataagttttaagttggggtggagcaacttatgacttataagttggggtgacttataagttggacCTGTTTGAcaaaataagtcactttttgcattttttaacttataagttggtgacttatttggaaccaaacagggcctaaaagtcaccccaacttataagtcataggttgctccaccccaacttaaaacttataagtcacccacttttgcatgaaaaggtgacttataagtcagatgacaaccaaacatgcatgacttataagtcactgatTTTAAGTCActtgacttataagtcacctgacttattgaaaccaaacagggccttagatcAAACACGCTTAGATTTTGACAAAACTATATGCTAAAAATCTACAACACGGAATACGCATTGTAGTACTACGAAAATATATTTCATAAAGAATTGTGTGATAGTAATTTTGGGTTATGGATGTTAGTATATTCTCCTATAGACATTGCCAAACTTAAACAGATTTGACTTAAAACTAACCTAGAATTTCATTTTTCTCGAAACGGTGTTAATAATTAACTAAAAGATCGACGCATTTTCTTCGAGTAAATTCAGAAGTCAACTTTGATAAAGGTATTTGTCTGTTGATACCCATAACCCTCGATTAGTTTCGCAAATCATTTTGTATATGCATAGATTCTGAtgtttagagcaactctagcaaagtCGTCGGTTCGATCTGATCGCCATAATAATCGATATTATGACGATTTTGGCCACACACAAAAGCACTCTAGCAGAGCCATCATCTTGTTAGGGATCGTCATAATTTAACGAGCGACATCGATGTTGAACCACCTAGTCTTCATATATGTTCTCATGGGGCTGCGTTTTGAAGCGTTTTCCATATTGCAGTTACGTGTGATGCAAAAAAAAACTTCATATGGTCCTCCCTGAGGTTGGATAGCATGGAGAAAAAGGGATAGTTTATTTATGAGTGCATCACACGATTATGAAAGCCGCCAATATAGCGATTCTAACTTTGCGGTTGCCTCGGCGGCCTCAGTAGTTTATATGAAGCGTGGTGCATATGAATATGGAGGTTGCCAATACGGCAcccctgctagagttgctcttagaggATGACAAAAACCAAAAAAGTTGATTTTCCCAACAAAAGCTATGATTTGAATGTACTTCAGCTATGAAATGCTACAtttaaaatttcaacaagaaataCTACATATAAATTATATTCTTTGGTTTTTTGTTCAGACAACAATATATGTTTTTCCTAAATCATGCATGAACTCAATTCTGATATCCAAAAGCGAGTATTGATgcgagctactccctccgtcccataatgtaaAACGTTTTTATACACGAAGGCAGTACTTCATATATGAAATTACTATAAGATTTGATTGAACTGGAGAATTTGTTTGCTCCTAAGGAGGATGTATGGAAGAGTAATGTGGCTATAAAAGTTAAAGTATTTATGTGGTTGGTttttagaagaagaaaaaagtgtATTAACAAGAGATCTGCCGCTTCGTAGGAGATGGGTAGGAGGGGTAGGTAATGTGAAATGTGTATTGTAGTGCAAATGAAAATGTTGATCATTTAACTTGGCTTCCTACTACTCCTTCCGTCACAATTTAGAAGGTGCGGTTCGGTTTACATGCATTCTCAGAATAGAAGAAGATTAAGATGTGTGTCGTTTACTGTTTGGTTAATTAGAAATACTATAGGTTGCATGCTTTGTAGGAACATTGGGCGTGCATGCGGGATGGAAAGGCTTCATGCATAAAGACTCCTCGTTTAGTGGTTGTGTGAGTTTTTGTGCATTATCTTTTCATATAATTAGGCGTCGTGTGGTTATTATGTGAACACTTGCAAAAAAAATTAGAATCAATCAAGATTCATTTTGGTCTCAGAGATCGCTGATGCACGTCTTTAAACTATGATGAAGGGAGTAGTTTGGACAAGGTTCATAGCTGGTGCAATAGCTCTAATTTGGAATctatggagaaaaagaaagaattatAAATTTTAGTTTTCGGTGGTCTAGCTGCTACGATTTAGGAATGTTCATCCATCCCTCCTACTAGCTTATTTTTTGTTATTTCTCGTTACATAAATTATTGAACTATTCAttacgttcttaaatataagtatttttaaagGTTCATAAAAAAATTACatccagatgtatatagacatgttttagactgtatattcattcattttgctttgtatatgGTCTTCTAAAATAATTTCTAAAAAACCTTATATTTAGAAACTGATGGAGTAGTTTTTAGAGAGTGAATCtttaaaaaacaaataaaaacgaGATCCAGATTGTGTCGTCAAAATCATGGGTTCATTTCACGGTTGTGTCATGTGTGGCAGTTTATatcgcgacggcgacggcgatcaGACAGGACCTCCGGTGTACTGTTGGAGTCGTGCAAAAAGGCGGGATGGCACAATACCAGAGCTCAACAGTTCTCATCCACAATGCAGCAGTGACCAAGCCTGCCTTTTTTATGTTACTATTGCATGACCGACGTAAATCCTTTCCACGAACGTCACGGCATACGACAGCGCCGATCTAGCATGTAGTGCACGTCCAGATCATATCGCTGCAACGGCCATTGGGCCTCTGACTCGCCAGGCAGCAAAAGAGGAGACATGGCCACGAGATGTTCTCCCTTCTCAAAAACGCACTGCGGTaacttctctgtttcttctttttattACTTCACGTATATAAATGTCCTAGGAATAAGAAAAGGAAGTTGCTACGCGTCAGCCGGCGGATTTTTTGAAAACATCTGTCACCTTCTAAGTCGTCGGATCTCACGAATCGAGTGGAACATAGGTTGTGTTGCGGAAACACGGGTCATGTTGTAAATTTTTTTACGATATAGATAAAGTTGTAGATTTTTTTTATTGCAACAAAGGTCTTGCTATAattttttttcttgcaacaacAATCTTGTCAAAGAAATTTCTGTAACAAAAGTTTTGTTATAGAAAATTTACAGATGTCAGAAAATTTTCAATAACATTTTGCAGCAAAGGTCTTGCTGCAGAATTATTCTGCAACTAAGATCTTGTTGCAGAAATTTGTATTCTTTCCATAATTGATGTCTGTGCGAGCCGTGGCCGTGTTCCTCGATAAGATGAAGATGTTTCTAAAATAGGAAAGGTAGACACGTGATAGACGATAGAGGCGGTTGACGCCTAGGAGCAATCCGTCAGTAGATACTAATCATTTCCCATAAGAAAATCAGAGGAAATAATATATCATGTACCTCAATTCATATAGGGAGAGAGATGCCATGTATAGGATAGAAAAAAATTCACGAAGTCTAGGCTAACTTTTTTTCAAATGTGAAGGATTGATTCCTTTCCTACATAGGAATAGATAGAAAATCATTCCTACAAACCTAGAACTCCAAAAGAAagttttcaataaaaaaattcaaTCCTGTAGAATTCCTATAAATTCTTATAAGTCAAAGGAGGCCTAAGATTTTTCTACAGTATGAAGGATAAATaatatgaaaattaatttcatgATGCAGccaatgatattgatttgatAATATGAATGTTGATATTCTTTCTATAAACTTGATCATACATTATGAAGTTTGAATTACAAAAATCATATATGCAAAGTAAAAAGAGGGAAGTGTATTTTTTTTTCATTGCGAAATGTAATTAGTGAGCAGCGGTTCTTGTATTACTCATGTTAATCACTCGTAAAATAAAGTTAGTGACAACTTAGCTATTTCGCTAGAATTGAaggcagagccatgacttggtttgGTTCTGCCCAGGTGATGCTATTGAGCTAGCTCTTGTTGATTGTATGAACACTATTAGTGACACTCCCTCCATTCTTAACTACTTGTGGCAGAAATGAATAAGAATGGATATATATAGAATTAAAAGTACCTTCAAGAACCAATTTGAAAAAGACCGAGTAGGCTCTGGAAATTACATCTTGCATGCTCATGTCGAGTCATGAACCAATTTCTAGGGAGTACTCGCGGCGGATTGGGAGAAATATATGTATTGGACAATTTGCGTTTTGCAACAGTGTTCTCTGCGAGTGGTGGCCATGACACTGGCAGACTTCATTCTTGACGGTCTCAGTTTGCGGGATCGCAAACCCTTGGTTTGATTTTCGGTGGTTTTACCTGGCAATGGAGGTTCCTagttgtttttttgttgaagGCATTGTTTAGAGactagattttttctggaatgaaaactTAGGATCTAGCCATGCTGGTTAGACCGGATGACGACGGTGTGTACGCATTCTTGATGTATAGACTTAATCTAAACATTACATTGTTGCAGAGTGTGAATGTAACTGATATCATCTTGATATTAATACATTATTTTATATAAAATATAGAACTAAAAATACATTTCATTTTATTATAAATAATTTGAGACGAAAAGTGTATAATTTATCTCCCGTAAAAAGAATCTCTCCTTAATAATAAAGTAGCTATTGTTTGTGTCGTCCGTCATGAGATTGCCCCCGAAGTTGCAAATAATTACCCATCATGCCACGAATAAGTAGAAAAACAGTTCAGGTTGAAACATTAGCTATCCTCTTTGGTTCATATAAAACGAAAATTCCATAGAAAATCACAGGCGCATGGGCAGCCTGGTGGCTAACGCCTCTCTCTCCGGGAGAGCATGGTTCGATCCCCGCTACCACCATCTTTTTTCCTTCGCTATTTTTTTTACCCCCTTTTCTCTATGAATCCATAGGGACTATATTGGGCGAGTAattctttgtttattttttcgGAAGATTAAAATACCTTTTAAATATCAATTCAAAATCTAAAATATTACATATAAAAATCCATCAGAAAAATATGGTGATTTTAAATATgctattcaaatatcaattctaaATCTAACATATTACATATAAAAATCCATCAGAAAAATATGCAGATTTTCAATATGCTATTATCTTCCATGTTGCTTGTTTCTGAAATTACATTTAGGTTGCCTATTGTATATATTTCCTTCACCATTTATGTAAACAAATGGCTTAatttgattttcatattgtttaAAATTGTATCCATAAAGATTTTTAGAAACACCTTGAGCACACAAACAAATCTCCCCACCTTTATTTTTTATGCAACATCATTTATCATATTTTTCTTTACGAACAGGCCCACAAATCTATTAATAAACCAATAAGATACAAAATAGCTCCTCACAAAGATAAATAATTACTATGAAGTCCCTAAGGGGCCATTGAACTGCTGCATCTACCGGAATGAGCTGAGGACGCACCGTCGTCGTCACCGCTACACATGACCGCCTGCGAATCTCCATAGCATACGGGAAGTCTTTCAACTTAGGTCTTGAGAATCAGCACCCCGACgtaatatgatcatcatcattaaagattataattattttcttctgttgcgacgcacggacccttttgctagtacaTACTCAACCGTTATCCCTTGAATAGCAGCATACGTGTGATGACGACACGACACACAATTTCTCTTGAAAAGCATGCGCGTTGCCGGCAGCGATGCCGGCGGCCATGGGCAATCGGCGGGCCcgccacggcagcgacggcgtaCCCGAGAGGCGACGACAGGAGCCACCGGCCCTCAGGTGGCGCctgcactgcactcctcgtgccaCCACGAGAGAGGCGAGACTGAAGGTTTTACTCACTGTTGGCTCGGCGGACAACCTTTGGCCGACAGGAGCCACTGGGGAGGTCAGGATATTCACCATCACACTCGCCACCATCATCGGAATCCGTCCGTCTTTTCCACGGCGCGTGGAGAAACGATCAAACGACGGGGCACCCGTCCGTCCATCCAACTCGGCGGGCGCGTCGAGACGAGATCGACGACGAAATCCCGTTTCACGTCCCATCCACTCGCTCACTGCTGCATGGCATGGGCAGCTTCGTGGTCAGGCAATCCTCTCGGAACTGTTTTGGGAGGCACTTGCAGTTCCAGGGATGGCGGGCGTATGGGCGCTGGATGATGAACCCACTCCCATAAACCGGAGTGTGCGTACGTACGTACTTCAAGTTCACGGCCATGCTTTGGCGCATTTGCTTTTGCTGCAGATCTCGTTTTATGGGCAACATGGCAAGTAGGAGCACTGGCAAACACAGCCTTTGGAAAACATCACTCAGGCCTTCTTTAGTTCATAGAGTAGGAAAATCACACCCACAGAAAAGATATAAGACAAAAGATGACATGTATCTCAAATCCCATGAATAGATCAAATGATAAGTGTCGCACGCGTGACATAGGCACTCCGATCCTGACGTTTTTTACAAGCAAAGTTGTCatctgaaaagaaaagaaaagaaaaactaaaatttGTCATCAGAAAAAAAAGATCTCGTGCTTGACAAATAAAGTTATCATCTTCGTGTCATTAAACATGTCATAAAAACATTCGGAGTTGCCATGCTTGTTGGTTCACACCATGGTATTTTTTTTCATTGTCTATGCCAAGGGCTCCTTTGATTCAAAGAAATTCTTTAGAACCTTTGGAGGATTGAAATCCCATAAAAAAAGTTTCCTATGAAATCTTTTGTACTATATTTCATACGAAATTTAACATCCATTCTAACCTTgttttttacaatttatttgtttttttaaatCAAACACTCCCTACtaatcctatagggttcaaatgTACATGCCACTCCAACCCTCTACTTTTTATATTCCTGCGTTTTCAAAATCCTGTGAATCAAAGAGTCCCTACATGTTTATTTTCTTATGAAAGGATGGGAAGAAATCTTAGGAATAGGATTCTATTCCTACAAACCAAAGAGCTCTAAAATAGTTTTCTATAGAAATTGTATCCTATGGAAATCCTACAAAACTCCGCCAAACGAAAGGGTGCCTCAAACTTTATTTTTTATAAACGGAGGCAAACGATTTGGAAAACGGAGCTTTAGACGAGTGACGCTCCCCTGAATGTGTGCATAGCTTGGAGTGGTTAAGCCAACTCCAACGCGGCGATCCATTTGGTCCGCTTATGTTCGTTTGGATCCGTATGGACAAAAAATATAGCCCAACGCATCAACGCAAATAGACCCATGTCGTTTTTTTACTGCCAAGACCTATTTCCAGCCAAAATTTTGTTTGAGTTTACAACCGCGCGTACACGTCACGAACGTCCGTGACGCCCTCTCCTGGCCCGCCCGTCTGCGGCGCAATAACGGGATTTCCCACCAATTCTCCCAAACCCTTACACCCTCCCTCCATGGCCGACACGCCCAACCCCATCATCGCCCCCTCCCCGACCACTAGTGTCCCTCATGGCCACCCGTGTCGTGGGCCCAAAGTAGGTAAAGACGGTGCGCACCCCAGAGAAGACGACCGccgagatggcaaagagggttgcCCGGAGGTAAGAAGTGGATTGCCCGAAGGTATGAGGTGGAGAAGAAAGAAGTCGTTACCACCTAGGCCAGGTCGCGTTGAAAAGAGCGAGGCCCTCGCCGCCAAGGCCGGTCAACCGACCCTCCTCCTGCTAGAGTACCAAGAGTCTGCCTTTCTCGCCGCCACCACCATCATGGCAACACGGGCTCATCGGCGCTTGAACGCCCAAGCTTCCGAAGTCGTCACGCATGTCAACAACACCGGTGTACTGGTACATCCTCGAACGCGACCCGGCCGCGTCCAGCTTCTGCACGCCATCCTGGGACAGCTCACCGGAAATGGGTGGCTTTGTGTTGTTCGTCCCCGTAGTGTCTGCCTTGATCTCAGCGCCACAGTGGTGGAGTGGCCTGTAAGTCCATCAAGACACAAAGGAAGTGCCCACGGGTGATCCCCATGGATCACTTTCAAAATGCTTGCATCATATTCGATGACATGCCGATACCAATGCAAGACGACCCGACGTACTATAGCAATTTCATGGAGGAGATCATTTATAAGGGTGGCCAAtagtatgatgccgatgtgactcaAAGCCAAGACGACCACGACCAACACACCCATAACCACCACGGCCAAGGCACACACAGACGCCAAGGCGAATACACCCATGGACAAGAAACTCAATACCAAGGCAACCAAGGACAAGACAGAGATGATATCGAGGATGATCCATTGTTTCGCAATGAGCTATCTCATCAAGCCATTGCACAAAAGAGGTGGCAAAGCGTGAGGATAACAATTGGAAGAGGACAAGTTACCTTTCGAATCTTGGATAAGAATTGGACAAAATCCCGAACCGGCGCCAAGAAAAAGGGAACAACATTTTGAAGGAGGGGGCCATACATACTTCCATGAAAATAGGAAGTTTCAGCCCTACAAATTTGAGAGTGACCAtggtgtcatcttactccaaaagAGGTGTGCCTTCATCCAGTTGGAGTACAACATGTTTTGTGCCTCCCATGAATGGCCTTGGCATCAAAGACACGGTATAAAATTCCTTCCCTTGTTCATACGAACTAGACGTCATGTCGTCCTCCTACCCATATGAGTCTTGTCGGTTTCCACTCCATACGCATGTGTTTCAAGCTTTGGAAATCTTCAAGGTAGAACAAGCCATGCACTTTGACCCATTGTTGAACGATGATTTGTGAGTGCCCAAAGTTTAAGGAGCATTATACGGTCCAAAAGAAAGGGGGAGCAATCGGCCGTTGAGCCGAGTGAAAGTGTGAAGCGATCGAGGGGGGAGACCAATTTCAAGGTGAATGACAAGTGTGATACTTCGATACTCACGTTGTGAGAAACTTTAAAGGGATTCGACTCAAAAGGAGGTGGCAATTgagaagaggggagagagggaagagaggaAGCGTCAAGAGAAAGAGGGACGAGGAAGACCTTTTTTGACATACAAAAAAAAAAGCTCAAGATCACTATGCTCGGTCAAGAGGAAATGAGAAAAAGCTCACACTAATCACGAAGGAAGTGAAGACCATTACAGCTAATTTGAACTAGATGGCCCAAAGACGAAAAGTTTGATTCGAGAAGAAGCAAAAGGAGATGCTTGAGCTAGATGCATGGTGTGTTGgaatgaaagaaagaaaaatctatacCTAGCATGCTCTGACATCATTGATAGAGTCTCTATATCAAAGTGAAGATCATTAAAAAAAAAGAAGCAAAAGGAGTAGACGATATCTAGGGTTCTAGATcaaagaaacagaaaaacaaactTTTCTTCCTCGCCATGAACCACGTACGGGATGCGATTATTTTGTAAGCCGGCATGAATTCGAGCTTCGTTTTGTAAAAGATGCAAAAACTAGGACGGAGATGCTAATGTTTTGGATGCCGGCGTGAATATGAATTCTAGCTTCAATATGCAATGTAGCAGCCGCTGCATCTCTGAAGATTTTACAGATGTGGCTGGCCTCCGTGCTGTTGCGTCGACGACCATCACTTACCCTTGCCCGACAGGAGCCCTGGGGAAGTTGGGGACATTCACGCTCCCTCACTCGTCAGAATCAGAATCCATCCCTCCGTCCTTTTCCCCAGACTGACACGGCAGAGACGACGCCgtccgtccatccatccatccatccaagtCGACTGTTGGCCGAGAAAAGAAGTGCCAGTGCCAATGCCTGATTCAACTTCACCGGTCGATCGGCCGCATGGCATCAGCATGGGGGCGCCATCATGGTCTTCAGCAGATGGGTTAACTGCAAGTGATCCCGTCTGTCAGAGAACCCGTCGTGCCATGGCATCATTGACATGGCAGAGAGATTTTTCAGCACTGCAGCCGTGGACGGCAAACAAAAGCGAGTGTACTTCATGGCGGCACAGCCACGCCCATGCTTCCACGCACTGCATCCGGATGCGTCCAAAACGCTTTTATATCATGAGGGAAAGACAGTAACGCTTTTATATGACGTCTCAAATGATCTCTGGTGAACAGTAAATTCGTACAATAATTTAAGAATATTTAAAATAGTTTGAATTTTTTTACAgcaaactttgacaaatgttttaatAGCTTGTAAAATTTTAATACGAAATCATACTTTTTGAAGTCGTCGCAAAAAACAAAATTAatgtttcaaaatgcttttgaaagTAGCATTTTCAGAGTTTCGATTTTGATTTTTTCGCCACGAATTCCAAAAATGTGATTTCATGATAAAATTTGACGAGCACTTAGAACATTTGTCAAATTTGtttaaaaaattcagatttttttaacatttttaaaatagtttTCGAATTTACTGTTCACCAGAGCTCATATGAGCTCGGGTGCAAAAACATCATGTCCGTAGCTCAGAGCATCTATAGCCGTAACTTACAAATACAACCCTTCAAACGTCCGTAAATTATTCGGACACGCCCACACACATTAATCGGTCACGTGTCAAATCTAGTCGTACACATTCAATTTTTTCATATTTCATTTCCTAGA includes:
- the LOC123449931 gene encoding pyridoxine/pyridoxamine 5'-phosphate oxidase 2, encoding MAGGGAAASALSSPWRALLQRALDANAHLKHSTFFQLATVGGGGRPANRTVVFRGFQEHCDKIQINTDARSNKVGEIKEWPLGEICWYFTDSWEQFRISGIIDVIDGSSPDPAKLQQREKAWFASSVKSRSQYLGPCPGLPVANDDHVKDVHLDPSAGPVDAYCLLTLDPEKVDYVNLKSNQRLMFTRTKEGDESSDWMAEKVSP